In Thermodesulfobacteriota bacterium, the genomic stretch GGTCCTCCGGCGCTCTTTCGCGGACGGGGAGGCCGCCGGAGAGGCTAAAAGGGTGCCGTACGGGATGGAGGCGGCGGCTATGGCCCTGGCCGTGCTTTCCCTTGTCCTCGGGATAGGCGCGGCGATACCGCTTTCTTTCTTCTGACCTGCGCGGCATAAGGAAGGGATCAAATGAGCGCTGAAAACTGGATGCCGATATTCGTCCTCATGAGCTCTTTCATGACCGGGCTCCTCATCTTCAGCCTGGATGAGGGCCGGCACGCGCTCCGGACCGTCCTTAACATGCTCGGGGCCACCATTAAGCTCGTCCTCGTCGGCGTCATGCTCTGGGGCGTCTTCCACGAGAGGGCGTACGAGATGCGCTTTCCCGTGGTCCCGGGCGTTGAAATGATATTGCGGGCGGACGCCCTGGCCATGATATTCCTCACGCTCTCCGCGGTACTCTGGCTCGTGACCACTGCCTATGCGGTCGGCTACCTCGAGGGCGCGCCGAACAGGAGGAGGTTTTTCGGGTTCTTCAGCCTCTGCGTCACCTCCACAATGGGCATCTCGCTGGCCGGGAACCTCTTTACCTTCTTCATATTCTACGAGATGCTCACGCTCACGACCTATCCGCTCGTGGTGCACAGGGGCACGAAAAAGGCCCTTGACGCCGGCGCTGCATATCTAAGGTACACGCTCGCCGGCGGCGCCGTGCTGCTTGTCGGCATAGTCTGGCTCCACGCGCTCGCCGGGCCGTTCGAGTTCACGACCGGCGGGGCGCTCGGCCATTTGGGCACGGAGCACGCGTCCTCCCTCGTCATCATCTTCGCTATCCTCATGGCCGGGCTCGGGGTGAAGGCGGCCATAGTGCCCCTTCACGGATGGCTCCCGACAGCAATGGTCGCGCCCGCGCCGGTAAGCGCGCTCCTGCATGCGGTCGCCGTCGTCAAGGCGGGTGTCTTCGGCATCGTGCGGGTTGTCTATAACGTCTACGGCATCGAGTCCGCCTCGGCCCTGGGCGTGACCGCGCCGCTGGCGGCTGTCGCGGCTGTGACGATCGTGTACGCATCCGTAAGGGCCCTTTCGCAGGACGACTTGAAAAGACGGCTCGCCTTTTCTACCGTCAGCCAGTTGTCGTACATAATCCTCGGCATAGCGCTTGCCGGGCCGATATCCACGGTCGGGGGGCTCGCACACCTGGCGCACCAGGGCATAATGAAGATTACCCTCTTCTTCTCGGCAGGGATAATAGCCGAGACAATAGGGCTCCACAGGATAAGCGAGATGAACGGGGTTGGCCGAAGGCTCCCAGTCACCTCAGCCGCGTTCACGATCGCGGCCCTCGGCATGATAGGCGTTCCGCCCACGGCGGGTTTCATATCCAAATGGTACCTCGGGACCGGCGCGCTCGCCTCCGGGCAGCCCTGGGTCCTCGCCGTGCTGGCCGTGAGCACGCTCCTGAACGCGGCCTACTTCCTTCCCGTAATAAACGCCCTTTGGTTCGGGGAGCGCAGCGCCTCCTGGCCGGAAGAGAAGGGCCGCGGGCGGTTGTGGGAGACCGACCCGTGGCTCCTCGTCCCGATGTGCGTGACCGCGGCCATGACCGTGCTCGCGGGCCTGCTTGCAGGCGAGTTCTTGAGCCCCCTCGAATGGGCGAAGCTCATAGCCTGGAGGGAGTACAAGTGACGGAGGAGCTCCTCATATCCGCAGGGGGCGCGCTCAGGCCGTGGCTGCCGGTTATCGCCGCCGCCCTGCCGCTCTTTGCAGCTCTCCTTTTAGCTCTCATTGCGAGATTCAGGGAAAGCCGGTCGGTCATCCTATGGCTTGCGCTCATCCCGGCTCTAGTCGCGGCTAGCCTGGCCGTATCCGGCTACAGGTCTATCGAAGTCTATCCGGGCGCGCTCCTGGGCCTGAGGCTCGGTCTCGACGACATCGGGGCGGCGTTCCTCCTTTTCACCTCCTTTCTATGGGCGGCCTCCGGCGCATACGCGAACCATTATATAAAGGGAGATGGCTCGCGGAGGAGGTTCTTCTTTTTCCACCTACTAGCGATGTCCGGCAATTTCGGAGTGATACTGGCGCAGGATATCGCGGGCTTTTACATGTTCTTCGCGCTCCTGACCTTTTCAGCCTACGCGCTGGTGATACATGACGGCACCGGGGCGGCGCTCCGCGCCGGCAGGGTGTACATTGCAATGGCGGTCCTCGGCGAGGCCCTCCTTGCGATAGCTTTCTTCCTTGCAGCTGACGCGGCGGGCGGGCTGACAGATTTATCCATCATCCCGTCGGTTGTCGCGAGCGGTACCTACCGCGACTTGATCATCGCTCTCCTAATCTCAGGCTTCGGCATAAAGGCCGGCATGGTGGTCCTTCACGTGTGGCTGCCGCTCGCCCACCCGGTCGCCCCGGTGCCGGCGAGCGCGCTCCTTAGCGGCGCAATGATCAAGGCGGGCTTGCTCGGATGGATAAGGTTTCTGCCGCTTGGTGAGGCCGCGCTTCCGGAATGGGGTTGGCTCCTCATGGGAGCCGGCCTTTCAGGGGCCTTTTTTGGAGCAATCGCGGGCTCTCTACAGGAGGACAAAAAGACCGTCCTCGCGTATTCGAGCGTAAGCCAGATGGGAGTGATGGCGGCCGCCCTGGGCATTGCCCTCGTCGCGCCGGACGCGTGGCCAGGGGTCCTCGCGGCCGTCCTCATCCTTGCGGCGCACCATGCATTCGCAAAGGGTGCGCTATTTCTTTCGACCGGCATCCCAATGCCGGGCAGGCACCGTGCGCCGGCACGCGCTCTTTTTTTAACAGGCGTGCTGCTGCCTGCCCTGGCCCTTGCCGGAGCGCCGTTTACGACCGGCGTTATGGCAAAGTCGGCCCTCAAGGAGAGCCTTTCCTTCCTCCCCGCGGACGGAGGACCGGCAATGGAGGTTATGCTCCTTCTCTCGTCAATTGCCACTTCCGTTATCATGGCAAGGTTCGTTGTCGTCATGCTCCGGACGGAAAGCCCCCATGCCGGAGGCAGCCTGGCCCGGCCCGGCCTGGTGCTCCCCTGGGCCGCGCTGGTCGCGCTCGCTCCGGCCGTTCTTTTCGCGCTCTATCGGGAAAGCTCCGCGGTATTGAATCCCTCGGTCCAGTCCGTGGCCGCGTCCGTCTACCCGGTCATGGCAGGGGTCCTTGCCTACGCCATCATGGCGATACTGGCCCGAAGGACGGCCTTCAGGATATCCGTCCCTCCCGGGGATCTGCTGGTCATTATGGTTCTTTTGCTGGGCGCGGCAAGGAGGGCTTTAACGGGTATCCCTTCCGCACTTTCAATCGGGCCGGGCCGGGCCGCCGCCAGGACGGCAGGGCTCAATGAGGCCCTTACAAGCACCCTGGAAAGGCTTGAGGCGAGGTTCCTCGACGGCCTGGGCTGGCTTTTATTTCTCGCCATCGCTGCCGGGCTGGCGCTCATATTCTATTAAGGGCCGGAACGCATAACGGATGATGACCGGTCCTATGCCGGTCAGAGCATCGCTGTCCAGCCGCCGTCTATGACTAGCGCGTGGCCTGTTACGTAATCCGACGCCCTTGAGGCCAGGAAGAC encodes the following:
- a CDS encoding proton-conducting transporter membrane subunit, whose amino-acid sequence is MSAENWMPIFVLMSSFMTGLLIFSLDEGRHALRTVLNMLGATIKLVLVGVMLWGVFHERAYEMRFPVVPGVEMILRADALAMIFLTLSAVLWLVTTAYAVGYLEGAPNRRRFFGFFSLCVTSTMGISLAGNLFTFFIFYEMLTLTTYPLVVHRGTKKALDAGAAYLRYTLAGGAVLLVGIVWLHALAGPFEFTTGGALGHLGTEHASSLVIIFAILMAGLGVKAAIVPLHGWLPTAMVAPAPVSALLHAVAVVKAGVFGIVRVVYNVYGIESASALGVTAPLAAVAAVTIVYASVRALSQDDLKRRLAFSTVSQLSYIILGIALAGPISTVGGLAHLAHQGIMKITLFFSAGIIAETIGLHRISEMNGVGRRLPVTSAAFTIAALGMIGVPPTAGFISKWYLGTGALASGQPWVLAVLAVSTLLNAAYFLPVINALWFGERSASWPEEKGRGRLWETDPWLLVPMCVTAAMTVLAGLLAGEFLSPLEWAKLIAWREYK
- a CDS encoding complex I subunit 5 family protein, encoding MTEELLISAGGALRPWLPVIAAALPLFAALLLALIARFRESRSVILWLALIPALVAASLAVSGYRSIEVYPGALLGLRLGLDDIGAAFLLFTSFLWAASGAYANHYIKGDGSRRRFFFFHLLAMSGNFGVILAQDIAGFYMFFALLTFSAYALVIHDGTGAALRAGRVYIAMAVLGEALLAIAFFLAADAAGGLTDLSIIPSVVASGTYRDLIIALLISGFGIKAGMVVLHVWLPLAHPVAPVPASALLSGAMIKAGLLGWIRFLPLGEAALPEWGWLLMGAGLSGAFFGAIAGSLQEDKKTVLAYSSVSQMGVMAAALGIALVAPDAWPGVLAAVLILAAHHAFAKGALFLSTGIPMPGRHRAPARALFLTGVLLPALALAGAPFTTGVMAKSALKESLSFLPADGGPAMEVMLLLSSIATSVIMARFVVVMLRTESPHAGGSLARPGLVLPWAALVALAPAVLFALYRESSAVLNPSVQSVAASVYPVMAGVLAYAIMAILARRTAFRISVPPGDLLVIMVLLLGAARRALTGIPSALSIGPGRAAARTAGLNEALTSTLERLEARFLDGLGWLLFLAIAAGLALIFY